In Nicotiana tabacum cultivar K326 chromosome 21, ASM71507v2, whole genome shotgun sequence, one DNA window encodes the following:
- the LOC107823275 gene encoding auxin-responsive protein SAUR72-like translates to MEKLIRRFSRVADSSEYSLLRAESTSWTRRRRFQSLRNGKPRSGEVPEGYVPVYVGEEMKRFIVSAELLNHPIFVNLLNKSAQEYGYEQKGVLRIPCHVIVFELALQALSC, encoded by the coding sequence ATGGAGAAGCTAATTCGTAGATTTTCACGTGTAGCAGACTCTTCAGAGTACTCCCTACTTCGTGCCGAGTCCACGTCATGGACTCGTCGCCGGCGTTTTCAATCGTTAAGAAACGGAAAGCCCAGATCCGGCGAAGTCCCTGAGGGATACGTTCCTGTGTACGTAGGGGAAGAAATGAAGAGGTTTATTGTCAGCGCTGAGCTCCTTAACCACCCGATTTTCGTCAATCTCCTTAATAAATCTGCACAAGAATATGGTTATGAGCAGAAAGGCGTTCTTCGTATCCCCTGCCACGTCATCGTCTTTGAACTCGCCCTCCAGGCTCTTAGCTGTTGA